A region of the bacterium genome:
GGCCACTAGCGGTACCCGATGGCCACGGCGATGACGAGGAAGACCCCCGACAGCAGCGTGAGCAGGCCGAACAGCGGCAGCATGAAGCGCAGCCACTTCAGGTAGGGGATCCGCGCGAGGGCCAGCATGGCCATGAGGATGCCGCTGGTGGGGATCACCGAGTTGCTGAAGCCGTCGCCGCAGGTGAAGGCGAAGACCGCGGTCTGGCGCGTCAGGCCGAGGATGTCGGCCAGGGGCGCCATGAGCGGCATGGTCACCGCGGCCTGCCCGCTGCCCGAGGGGATCAGCACGTTCAGGGTGGTCTGGAAGACGAGCATGCCCTGGGCGGCCACGTAGGGCGGCACCCGGCCGAGCACTCCGGCGGCGTGGTGCACCAGGGTGTCCATGACCTGGGCGTCCTCGAGCACCACGCTGATGCCCCGGGCGAAGCCCACCACCAGGGCGGCGACGACCATTTCCTCCATGCCCTTGACGAACGCGCGGGCGGCCTCGTCGAGGGGTAGGCGCGCCAGCAGGAAGGCGACGATGCCCATGAGGAAGAAGCCGCCGGCCATGTCGGCCATCCACCAGCCGTAGCGCTGCACCCCGAAGAGGATGAAGGCGAAGATGGCCAGGCAGGACAGCAGGATGGCGGTGTGGTGTCCGGCGTAGGCCGTCTCGTCGCCGGCGTCTTCGGAGATGGCGAAGCCCTCGTCTCCCAGCACCGAGCCCGCGGGGTCGGCTTTCACGCGGGCGCCGTAGCGCAGCAGATACACGATGCCGATGACGATGGCGCAGGCGAAGAAGGCCAGCCGGAGGCCGAGGCCGCTGTTGAGGGGCAACTCGGCGATGCCCTGGGCCACGTTCACCGTGAAGGGGTTGGTGGTCGAGGCGGCGAAGCCGATCTCCGACCCCACCAGCACGATGGCCATGCCGTACACGCGGTCGTAACCCAGGCGTTTGGCGACGATCAGGAAGACCGGGACCAGCGGGATGAATTCCTCGCCCATGCCCAGGGTCGAGCCGCCGACGGCGAGCACGAACATGAGCACGATCGTCAGCAGTGGGCCCCGGTCGCCCAGGCGGCGCAGCAGGCGGCCGATGGCGGCCGTGATGACGCCCGTGCGCTGCAGGATCCCGAAGGTGCCGCCGATGATGAAGATGAAGAAGATGATGTCGGCGGCGGCCTCGAGCCCGCGGGGGATGGCGGTCAGGAATCCCTGCAGGCTGGTGGGCGAGGCCCGGTCCGGGACTTTCTCGTCGAGCAGGATCCCGCGGGCGCTGACGTGCTTGTCGAGATGCTCGTAGGTGCCCGGCACCAGCAGGGTGCGCTCGTGCCCCTGCACCGACTTCGTCTCGCGCCGGTACTCGCCGGAGGGGATCACCCAGGTCGCGATCGAGCAGGCCAGGATCACCAGGGTCAGCAGGACGAAGACGTGGGGAACCCTGAAGCGCGGGGACGAGGACACGGAACTACCCCATCTCCTCGATGGCGTCGTGGTAGCGCACCTCGCCGCTGTACTTCTCCAGGGCTCCGGGCACCAGCTCCTTGACCATGAAGAAGGGGTCGTACTCCGGCCCGACGTAGCTGATGCCCTGCTCGACCGCGAGGCTGAACCCGAAACGCTGGTAGTAGTCGGGGTGGCCCAGGGTGACGACGACCTCGCAGCCGGCGGCGGCGCAGGCCTCGAGGCCGGCGCGGGCCAACTGCGAGCCGAGGCCCTGGTCCTGGTAGTCCGGGTGCACGGCCAGGGGCGCCAGACCCATGGTTTTCGGTCCCATGGGGGCGTCGCCGATGGCCACGGGCGTGAAGAGGATGTGCGCGGCGACCACCCGGTCGACCTCGGCCACCAGGGAGACGAGGGGCGATGCCTCGGCGCGCAAACGCTTGACCAGCAACGCCTCCGAGGGCGTCTCGTAGGCGTCCTTGACCACTTCGAAGACGCGCACGTGGTCGGCGGGCGTCTCCGGGCGGATGTGGCAGTCCATGGCGGGCATCCTTCGGGCGGGCGCGCCGGGGAATTCCGGCGGCGCGGTGTCGGAATCCACCTTGCCCCAAGCCGCGCCCCGGTGCAACAATCTTCGTCGCGCTGCGAATGAGACCTGTTCCGGCCGGCCCCAAATCAGGCTTTTTCCCTGGGAATTATTCATTTTCCGGAGGTATCCCGTGTTGCGATCCATCCCGTTCCTCGTGCTGCTCGCCATCCTGGCGGCCGCTCCCTTCGCCCTCGCCGCGGACGAGGCGCCCGGCTACGTCATGCGGTACGCCGACGTGGGCGCCGGCCAGATCGTCTTCACCTACGAGGACGACCTGTGGCTGGTGCCGCTCGCCGGGGGCGACGCCCACCGGATCACCTCCCATCCGGGCCGCGAGACGGCCGCCAAGTTCTCGCCTGACGGCAAGATGCTCGCCTTCACCGCCGACTACGACGGCGGCGGCGACGTGTACGTGATGGATGCCCGGGGCGGCGTGCCCACGCGCCTGACCTTCCACCCCTCGGGCGGCACGGCCCTCGACTGGACCCCCGACGGCAAGTCCGTCATCTTCACCTCGAACCGCGAGGCGCCCCCGTACGCGTCCGAGCTGTACGTGGTCGACGTGACGGGCGGCCTGCCCCGCAAGCTGCCGGTCGACCGCGGCTCGCTGGCCTCCATCGCACCCGACGGCAAGGCCATGGCCTTCAACCGCTTCGGGCGCCACGTGCGCACCTGGAAACGTTACGAGGGCGGCAACGCCCAGGACGTCTGGGTGGTCGAATTCGCCAGCGGCGACATCCGCCGGATCACCGACTTCGCCGGCAGCGACCAGTTCCCCATGTGGGGCGACGGCGCCATCTACTTCAACAGCGACCGCGAGGACGGCACGCTGAACCTCTACCGCTACGACACGGCCACCGAGGCCGTCACGCGCCTGACCACCTTCACCGACTACGACGTGAAGTTCCCCTCGCTCGGCGACGGCCGCATCGTCTTCCAGTACGGTTCCGGTCTGAGCGTCCTGGATCTGGCGAGCGGCCAGGTGGCCGCGGTGCCCATCACCATTCCCAGCGATCGCCGCCACATGCGGGCCGAGCTCGTCACCCCCGAGCCGCGCACGGGCGCCTTCGGTCTCTCCCCCGCCGGCGAGCGGGCCCTGGTCGTGGCCCGCGGCGAGGTGCTGAACCTGCCCACCGACGAGGGCGACGCCCTGAACGTGACGCGCACCGCCGGGTCGCGCGAGAAGTACGCGACCTGGAGTCCGGACGGCCGCTGGATCGCCCTGGTGAGCGACCGCAGCGGCGAGGAGCAGCTCTACCTCGTCGACCAGCACGGCCGGGACGAGTGGAAGGCCCTCACCGACGGCACCTACGGCTTCATGCGCCAGCCCGTGTGGTCGCCCGACTCCAAGTGGCTCGTGTTCAGCGACAAGTCCCTGAAGCTGCACCTGGTCGACGCCGCGGGCGGCGGCGCGAAGGAGATCGCCCACAGCGACTACGACGACGCCTGGGAGCGCTGGGGCATCATGGACTACGCCTGGTCGCCCGACAGCCGCTGGATCGCCTACACCAGCCAGACCGGCAACATGAACGAGGCCATCTGGCTGTACGACACCCGGACCGGCAAGAACCACAAGCTCACCGACGACATGACCCAGGACTGGTCGCCGAGCTTCTCGCCCGACGGCAAGTACCTGTACTTCCTCTCGAGCCGCACCTTCGAGCCCACCATGGGCCGGCAGGACCAGAACCACATCTTCCTGAAGACGGCGCGGCCCTACCTGTTCCTGCTGCAGGACGGCGAACGCTCGCCCTTCCACGGCGAGGACACGGTCGTGACCGCGGACGACGGCGCGGCGGACAAGGAGAAGAAGGACGAGAAGAAGGACGAGAAGGACGCCGGCACGGCGATCGACCTGGCGGGTCTGGCCGCGCGGCAGCTCGTGTGCGAGGGCGTCCCGGCCGGCAATTACTTCAGGCTGGAGGCCGTCGAGGGCGGCTTCCTGATGCTGGAGAAGCCGGAGTACGAGTTCCTCAAGTACCAGAACGTCGACGACGGCACCGGCGGCCGCCTCGACCTGAAGAAGTACGCCGTGGCCGACAAGGAGGCGACGACGATCCTCGAGGGGATCGCCAACTACCACCTCAGCGCCGACGGCAAGCAGCTCATCTACCGGGCCGGCGACAAGTACGGCATGGTGGCGGTGGCCAAGGGCGGCAAGGTGGGCGACGGCAAGATCGATCCGGGCGCGGTGAAGCTGCGGGTCGACCGCCTCGAGGAGTTCCTGCAGATCTTCGACGAGGCCTGGCGCATCCAGCGCGACTGGTTCTACGACGCGAACATGCACGGTGTCGACTGGCAGGCCATGTACGACAAGTACGCGCCCTTCGTGGCCGGTTGCGGCACGCGCGGCGACCTGAACTACCTCATCGGCGAGATGATCGCCGAGCTCAACATCGGCCACACCTACATTTTCGGGGGCGACTTCGAGGACGGCGCCGACCGCGTCGGCACCGGCGCCCTGGGCGCCGAGTTCGCGAGCGAGAACGGGGCCGACTTCTACCGCATCAGCCGCATCCTGCCCGGCGTGAGCTGGGACCCGCGCTACCGGTCGCCCCTGGCCGAGCCCGGCGTGGGCGTGCACGAAGGCGACTACCTCATCGCCATCGACGGCGTCGAGGTGCGTCGGGGCGAGAACCCGTGGGCGCTGCTGATCGACCGGGGCGGCCACATGGTCAGCGTCACCACCAACAGCAAGCCGACGGCCAAGGGCGCGACCACCGTGCGCGTCGAGGCCCTGCGCAACGAGATGGGCCTGCGCTACCGCGACTGGGTCGATCGGAACCTGGCCCACGTGACCGGGCTCTCCGACGGCCGGGTGGGCTACATCCAGCTGCCGAACATGGGCGAGAACGGCCTGGTCGAGTTCGGTCGCAGCTGGTACCCGCAGACCGGCAAGGAGGCCATGATCATCGACGACCGCTCCAACGGCGGCGGCTTCGTGGGCGACCAGATCATCGACCGGCTCGAGCGCGAGCTGTGGGCCGTGACCCAGCCCCGCGAGGGCAAGGGCGGCCGCAACCCCGAGCGGGTCTTCCACGGCCCGCTGGTGGTGCTCATCGACGGCGACACCTACAGCAACGGCGAGTTCTTCGCCGAGGCCATCAAGCGCCTGGGCCTGGCCACCCTCATCGGCGTGCGCACCTGGGGCGGCTCGACCGGCATCGAACCCCACCAGGACATGGTCGACGGCGGCGGCACCACGCCCCCGCAGTTCGGCCTCTACGGCCTGGACGGCACCTGGCCCATCGAGGGCTGGGGCGTCGAGCCCGACATCGTCGTGGTGAACATGCCGAAGGACGTGGTGGACGGGAAGGATGCCCAGCTCGACCACGCCGTGGAGTTCCTGCTGCAGCAGCTCGCGGAAAATCCCGGCAAGTGGACCATTCCGGACGCGCCGAAGTATCCGAACAAGGCGAAACCGCGCCTCTCGAAGACGATCTCCGAGTAGGCGGGATCCGGAGGAAAAAGGGGAGGGCCCGGTCGCTGGACCGGGCCCTTTTTTCGGCGGAATCGGGCTCAACCGGGTCGGGTCCGGGTCGAACACGAGTGAAACCCGACGATCGCCGGTCGAGGGCAGGCCGCGCGAACTCGGGCTTGCCCTCAACGGTCCCGATGGCCACAATTCGGCCGGGGATCGTTCCCGCACGACACGGAGGTTGAAGCCCTGAACGAGGATCGGATCCGGCTGCCGATGATGCGGCGGCACTTTCTCGGAATCTGCGGCAAGGCGGCCGTCGCGACCCTGCTGCCGGTGCCGTCGCTGGCCGGCCTGATGGCGGGCGACGCCGCCGCCGGCGACGGGCGCGTCGGCGTGGCGCCGATCGGCTCCCTCAACCTGCTCAACGTGCACACCGGCGAGCGTCTGGTCTGCACGTACCGGGAACAGGGTCGCCTGCTCCCCGACGCCCTGGCGGCCATCGATCACCTGCTGCGCGACCACCGGACCGACGAGATGCGGCCCATCGACCCGGCGCTGCTGGACCTGATGGCTTCCCTCGCCGGCAGGCTGGAATCGACCCGACCCTTCCGCGTGTTCTCCGGCTACCGCGCCCCGCAGACCAACGAGATGCTGCGCCGCCACAGCGACGGGGTCGCGAAGCGCAGCTACCACATGCAGGGCATGGCGGTGGACATCGAGCTGTCGGGCCGCACCGCACGCCAGCTGCAGGCCGCGGCGCTAGCGGAGAGGGCCGGCGGCGTCGGCTACTACCCGCGCTCCGGGTTCGTCCACGTCGACACGGGCCCGATCCGCTCCTGGTAGGTTCCGCGCCGGCGTCCCGGCGGCGATCGCCTCCTCCTGTTCCTCGACCACCCCGTAGACATCGTCGCGGAAGCACGGCCGCCCCGCGCCGTCGACCCACGCCGTCAGGTAGACCAGGTGCACCGGCACCGGCCGCGGCAGCGTGAACGAGACCGTGGCGCCGCTGTCCAGGGCCGCCGTGAATTCGCCGTAGCGGTCGCCGAGAAGGGCCTGGGCCAGCCGGACCGGTTCCTCCACGCGCACGCAGCCCGAGGAGAAGAACCTGTCCGGCAGCGTGAATTCGTACTCGCCCGGCGTGTCGTGGATGTACACGCTGTAGGGGTTGGCGAAGAGGAACTTCACCTGGCCGAGGGGATTGGCCGGTCCGGGGACCTGCTGCAGCTTGAAGGCCAGCTGCTCCGGCGCGATCGCCCGCCAGTCGATCGCCGCCGTGTCGAGTTCCGGCGCGCCGGGACGCCAGGTCTCGAACGCGCGGATACCCCGCTGCTGCAGGTAGCCGGGGTCGCGCTGCAGCTTGGGCAGCACGTCTTCGCGCGCCAGGGTCTGCGGGATGTTCCAGTAGGGATTCGCCTCGAGACAGGTGATGCGGCTGGACAGCACCGGCGTCGGCCGTTCCGGTTTGCCGATGATCGTGCGCATGGAGATCTCGACCGTATCGCCCGCCACGACCTGCAACGTCCCGCGCAGCAGGTCGACGCGGACGTGCCGCTCGCCGAGCCGGCGCGGCAGCCCCCGCAGGCGCTCGAGGCTGAACTCGATCTGGCGCAGGCGGTCGGCGGCCGGCACGTTCAGGGCGGCCAGGGTGCGCGGGCCGATGATGCCGTCGCAGGCGAGACCGAAGCGCGCCTGGGCGTCGCGCACGGCGGCCTGCAGAACCTCGTCGTAGACATCCGCGGCCTCGACGGCGACGTCGGCGACTCCGCCCGCGAGGCGCATGCGCAGAGCCGGCACCCGGGCGTCGCGGGCACCGGGCCGCAGCGTCGGCCCGTCGTCGATGTGCGGCCAGCCGCCCCGCCGGACGATCGCGCGCCAGGATCCCAACAGCCGGCGCAGGTCGGCATACTCGGTCGAGGTCGGCGCGGCGGTCTCGACGGCTTCGGACGGCGGCGCGGTCCCGTCGGCGATCCCGACGACGATCGACTCCAGTTTCCCACCGGCCCGCGGGACGAAGCCGAGTTCCTCCCGGACCGGGGACTGCAGACGGAAGCCCGCCAGGTCGGCCGTGTAGCCGGCCACGGCCGCGGTCAGGGCGACGTCCAGGGCGGCCCGCTCCCGGGGCGTGCCCCCGCCGAGCGCGACTGCGGCGTCGCGCAGTCCGGCCGGATCGTAGCGGTCGGGGTGCAGTCCATGGGAGGCCGCGTCGGCGAAGCGGTCGATCAGGGCCGGGATCTCGACCTCGGCGTCCGGGCGGAGGATCCACAGGGGACGACCCTGCCGCAGGGCATAGATGCCGGCGACGACGTCCCGATCCGCGAGCTCGACCCCGCAGGCGTCTGCGGCGGCGGCCGTGGCGGTGGCCTGGCAGATGGCGACGTATTCCAGGAATGAGCCGGGCTGCACGGCCGCGCCGCCCGGCGCGGCGAACAGCAGGAAGGCGAGGACTCCGGCCGTCAGGGTCATCGCGAGGCTCCGCGGGCACGGACCGAGCAGCTCTTCCTTGAACCTTGTCGAGTCGGGGCGAGGACGATTCCGGCATCCGGCGGGACCTTCCTGGCCAGCGGATGACGGAGGACTATTTGCTCATAAAATCATACCATGTCTAAACATGACACATCAATACCCGATTCGGGATCGCTCCGATCCCCCGTCCGAATGGGGAGCCCCCGTCAGAGCTGGTCGTAGGGGATGCCGAAGGTGTCGCCCGCGTCCATGTCCCCGGTCCGGTACCCCTTCATGAACCAACGCGACCTCTGCGCGGACGTCCCGTGGGTGAACGAGTCGGGCACGACCCGCCGACCGGCCTGGCGCTGCAGCGTGTCGTCGCCGATGGCGCGGGCGCAGTTCATGGCCTCCTCGATGTCGCCTGTCTCGAGGAAGGAGAACATCTCGTCGGCGTGGTGGGCGAACACCCCGGCCAGGAAGTCGGCCTGGAGTTCGAGCCGCACCGAGAGCCGATTGTACTCCTCCTCGGAGACCCGCCCCCGCTGTTCGTGCACGCGATCGGTGGACCCCAGCAGATGCTGCACGTGATGGCCGATCTCGTGGGCCACGACGTAGGCCTGGGCGAAGTCGCCCGGGGCCCCGAAGCGGCTCTTCATCTCCTGGAAGAAGTCGGGATCGATGTACACCGTCGCGTTCGCCGGCAGGTAGAACGGACCCATGCGCGAATCGGCCAGCCCGCCCGGCATGGGCGTGCGGTCGCTGTAGATCACGAGCTCGGCGGGGCGGTAGGTCTGGCCGCGGGCGGCGAAGATCCGCGTCCAGACGTCCTCGTTGTCCGCCTTCATGGTGGCCAGGAAGGCCGCGAGCTCGTCGTCCGGAGCCGGGGCCTCCTGGACGGTCGCGGGCGTGCCGCTGCCGCCGCCCAGCAGCGCGAGCGGGCTGACCTTGAACACGAACATGGCGACGAACGCGGCGAGGATGATCACGACCCGCGCCCGCGGGCTGCTGCGCGCCAACAGGGCGAAGATGAGTCCGGCGTCGCCGCCGGCCCGCGACGAGCCGCCCGCGACCCTCTGTCCGCGCCGATCCTCCACGTGGGAGCTGCGCCTGCGGTCCTGCCATTTCATGTCGGATGCCTTTCATTCCGGAACCGTGGTCCCGCCGCGGGGGGGGGGGGCGGGTGCGCCATCCACTCTAGGATCATTCGGCCCCCGAGATCAACGCCGGAAGGATGAAGGGCACGAATCGGGTTGAGGAATCCCCCCCGCGGCACGACATTGGGGGCACCCGGCACGGTCGCCGGGCCCCATCCGAACAGGAGCGCGTCCCATGTCCCATCTCGTGATCACCATCGTGGGCGACGACCGTCCCGGCATCGTCGAGAGCCTGTCCGCGGCCGTGGCCGACCACGGCGGCAACTGGCTTTCGAGCAGCATGAGCAACCTGGCGGGCCAGTTCGCCGGCATCATCGCCGTCGCCGTCGAGGGTGCGCAGCGCGACGAACTGGCCGCGGCCATCGAGGCGCTGCCCGGTCTGCACGTCCATTCGGTGCACGGATCGCACGATGTGGACGGCGACCTGCCCCTGGCCACCATCGAGGCGGTGGGCGTCGACCAGCCCGGCATCGTGCGCGGCCTGACCGGCCTGCTGCGCGAAGCGGGCGTGAACCTGCTCGAGTTCGCCAGCTGGACCGAGCCGGCGCCCAACTCGGGCGACCTGCTCTTCCGGGCCATGGCCGAGTTCGTTCTGGCGCCGGACCTCGATCTGGAGACGCTCGAGGGTCGCCTCGGCGCGTTCGCCGAGGAGATGGCGGTCGAGATCGAACTGGAGCTCGATTCCGAAGCGGACTGATCCCTCCCGATCCCGTGCTTCCGGGCGCCGTCTCTCCGTGATGGCGCCCGCTTGGCGCGTCGGGGGCCCGCGGACTGGTGCGCCGGTGCCGGACCTGCTACGCTGCCGCGGGGGCCAACCGGAAAATCCAGAAAAGGCAGCAGCCATCTTGCCCACGCCACCTGCGACCAGTCGGCGCCGGACCGGTTTGCGTGGATCGCCCGCGATCCGCCGCGGCCTCCGTCTGTGCGGGCTGCTGGTCGCGACCCTGGTCGCGTCGTCGCCCGCGGCGGCGGACACGCCCGGCGATCCCCGCGTGGCCGCCGCCGACTCGCTGTGGCTGGCCGGCGAGACCGCCGCCGCCATCACCGTGCTCGACGAAGGCATCGATGCGGCGCGGGCGGCCGCCGACCCGCTCCTGCTCGGCAATCTGCTGCGGCGCCGCGGCGCCATCGAGGTGGCCCTCGGACGGTCGGGAGCGGCCCTGGCGCCGCTGCAGGAAGCCCGCGCCCTGGCGCTGGCGGGGAACGACGGCGGGAACCTGCGCCCGGTCCGGCGCTGGTACGGTGTCGCGCTCGGCCAGACCGGTCAGGCGGAGGCGGCCCGGCGCGAGTTCGCGATCCTGCTGGACGAGTCCGTGGCCGCCGGGGACGTCACCCATCAGGCCTGGGCGCGGATCGGTCTCGGCTACTGGGCCTGGAACGACGGCCGGCTCGAGGAGGCCCGCCATCTCTACCGGACGGCGGCCGCCCAGCACCGGGCGGCGGACAACGCCGACGGCGAGCTCTTCGCCCTCAACGGGCTGGGCACGGTGCTGGACAACCTCGGGTCCTACGGCGAGGCGGCGGCGGTGCTGGCCCGCGTCGCGGAGCTGGCGGCCTCCCGCGGCCAGCTCTACATCGCGGGGATCGCCCGCAACAACCTGGGCTCGCTGCTGCTCGACCTCGGCGAGCCGGATCGCGCCGGCGACCATCTGCGCGAGGCCGAGTCCCTGCTGCGGCGGAGCCAGTCCGAGGCCACCTGGGTCATTCCCGCCAAGGGCCTGGCCCTGGCCGAGGCCACCCTCGGCCGGACATCGTACGCCCGCGACCGGCTCGGGGAGCTGTGGGACGTGGTCCACGGGCTGGGCCGCTCCGACCTCGAGGTCGCCGTCCTGCACACCACGGCCGAGGTCGAGCGTCTTGCCGGGCGCCCCTTCCGGGCCCGGGAGGTCCTCGCCGAACTGCTCGCCCACCCGGACCTGACCCCGGCGGCCGCCGTGGCGGCCCTGGACCTGCTGGCCCGGATCCTGGTCGAGTCCGGACAGGCCGCCGCGGCGGCCGACCTCCTGGCCGAGCGCGCCCCCTGGACCACGGCCCTGGAAAATCCCCTCCATCGGGCCCGCCTCGAGGTGGCCCGCAGCGCGGCCCTGGTCGCGGCGGGCGACACCCTC
Encoded here:
- a CDS encoding glycine cleavage system protein R, translating into MSHLVITIVGDDRPGIVESLSAAVADHGGNWLSSSMSNLAGQFAGIIAVAVEGAQRDELAAAIEALPGLHVHSVHGSHDVDGDLPLATIEAVGVDQPGIVRGLTGLLREAGVNLLEFASWTEPAPNSGDLLFRAMAEFVLAPDLDLETLEGRLGAFAEEMAVEIELELDSEAD
- a CDS encoding PD40 domain-containing protein, whose amino-acid sequence is MLRSIPFLVLLAILAAAPFALAADEAPGYVMRYADVGAGQIVFTYEDDLWLVPLAGGDAHRITSHPGRETAAKFSPDGKMLAFTADYDGGGDVYVMDARGGVPTRLTFHPSGGTALDWTPDGKSVIFTSNREAPPYASELYVVDVTGGLPRKLPVDRGSLASIAPDGKAMAFNRFGRHVRTWKRYEGGNAQDVWVVEFASGDIRRITDFAGSDQFPMWGDGAIYFNSDREDGTLNLYRYDTATEAVTRLTTFTDYDVKFPSLGDGRIVFQYGSGLSVLDLASGQVAAVPITIPSDRRHMRAELVTPEPRTGAFGLSPAGERALVVARGEVLNLPTDEGDALNVTRTAGSREKYATWSPDGRWIALVSDRSGEEQLYLVDQHGRDEWKALTDGTYGFMRQPVWSPDSKWLVFSDKSLKLHLVDAAGGGAKEIAHSDYDDAWERWGIMDYAWSPDSRWIAYTSQTGNMNEAIWLYDTRTGKNHKLTDDMTQDWSPSFSPDGKYLYFLSSRTFEPTMGRQDQNHIFLKTARPYLFLLQDGERSPFHGEDTVVTADDGAADKEKKDEKKDEKDAGTAIDLAGLAARQLVCEGVPAGNYFRLEAVEGGFLMLEKPEYEFLKYQNVDDGTGGRLDLKKYAVADKEATTILEGIANYHLSADGKQLIYRAGDKYGMVAVAKGGKVGDGKIDPGAVKLRVDRLEEFLQIFDEAWRIQRDWFYDANMHGVDWQAMYDKYAPFVAGCGTRGDLNYLIGEMIAELNIGHTYIFGGDFEDGADRVGTGALGAEFASENGADFYRISRILPGVSWDPRYRSPLAEPGVGVHEGDYLIAIDGVEVRRGENPWALLIDRGGHMVSVTTNSKPTAKGATTVRVEALRNEMGLRYRDWVDRNLAHVTGLSDGRVGYIQLPNMGENGLVEFGRSWYPQTGKEAMIIDDRSNGGGFVGDQIIDRLERELWAVTQPREGKGGRNPERVFHGPLVVLIDGDTYSNGEFFAEAIKRLGLATLIGVRTWGGSTGIEPHQDMVDGGGTTPPQFGLYGLDGTWPIEGWGVEPDIVVVNMPKDVVDGKDAQLDHAVEFLLQQLAENPGKWTIPDAPKYPNKAKPRLSKTISE
- a CDS encoding DUF882 domain-containing protein yields the protein MMRRHFLGICGKAAVATLLPVPSLAGLMAGDAAAGDGRVGVAPIGSLNLLNVHTGERLVCTYREQGRLLPDALAAIDHLLRDHRTDEMRPIDPALLDLMASLAGRLESTRPFRVFSGYRAPQTNEMLRRHSDGVAKRSYHMQGMAVDIELSGRTARQLQAAALAERAGGVGYYPRSGFVHVDTGPIRSW
- a CDS encoding neutral zinc metallopeptidase, whose protein sequence is MKWQDRRRSSHVEDRRGQRVAGGSSRAGGDAGLIFALLARSSPRARVVIILAAFVAMFVFKVSPLALLGGGSGTPATVQEAPAPDDELAAFLATMKADNEDVWTRIFAARGQTYRPAELVIYSDRTPMPGGLADSRMGPFYLPANATVYIDPDFFQEMKSRFGAPGDFAQAYVVAHEIGHHVQHLLGSTDRVHEQRGRVSEEEYNRLSVRLELQADFLAGVFAHHADEMFSFLETGDIEEAMNCARAIGDDTLQRQAGRRVVPDSFTHGTSAQRSRWFMKGYRTGDMDAGDTFGIPYDQL
- a CDS encoding L,D-transpeptidase family protein, whose amino-acid sequence is MTLTAGVLAFLLFAAPGGAAVQPGSFLEYVAICQATATAAAADACGVELADRDVVAGIYALRQGRPLWILRPDAEVEIPALIDRFADAASHGLHPDRYDPAGLRDAAVALGGGTPRERAALDVALTAAVAGYTADLAGFRLQSPVREELGFVPRAGGKLESIVVGIADGTAPPSEAVETAAPTSTEYADLRRLLGSWRAIVRRGGWPHIDDGPTLRPGARDARVPALRMRLAGGVADVAVEAADVYDEVLQAAVRDAQARFGLACDGIIGPRTLAALNVPAADRLRQIEFSLERLRGLPRRLGERHVRVDLLRGTLQVVAGDTVEISMRTIIGKPERPTPVLSSRITCLEANPYWNIPQTLAREDVLPKLQRDPGYLQQRGIRAFETWRPGAPELDTAAIDWRAIAPEQLAFKLQQVPGPANPLGQVKFLFANPYSVYIHDTPGEYEFTLPDRFFSSGCVRVEEPVRLAQALLGDRYGEFTAALDSGATVSFTLPRPVPVHLVYLTAWVDGAGRPCFRDDVYGVVEEQEEAIAAGTPARNLPGADRARVDVDEPGARVVADAAGPLR
- a CDS encoding N-acetyltransferase, whose amino-acid sequence is MDCHIRPETPADHVRVFEVVKDAYETPSEALLVKRLRAEASPLVSLVAEVDRVVAAHILFTPVAIGDAPMGPKTMGLAPLAVHPDYQDQGLGSQLARAGLEACAAAGCEVVVTLGHPDYYQRFGFSLAVEQGISYVGPEYDPFFMVKELVPGALEKYSGEVRYHDAIEEMG
- a CDS encoding YfcC family protein, with product MSSSPRFRVPHVFVLLTLVILACSIATWVIPSGEYRRETKSVQGHERTLLVPGTYEHLDKHVSARGILLDEKVPDRASPTSLQGFLTAIPRGLEAAADIIFFIFIIGGTFGILQRTGVITAAIGRLLRRLGDRGPLLTIVLMFVLAVGGSTLGMGEEFIPLVPVFLIVAKRLGYDRVYGMAIVLVGSEIGFAASTTNPFTVNVAQGIAELPLNSGLGLRLAFFACAIVIGIVYLLRYGARVKADPAGSVLGDEGFAISEDAGDETAYAGHHTAILLSCLAIFAFILFGVQRYGWWMADMAGGFFLMGIVAFLLARLPLDEAARAFVKGMEEMVVAALVVGFARGISVVLEDAQVMDTLVHHAAGVLGRVPPYVAAQGMLVFQTTLNVLIPSGSGQAAVTMPLMAPLADILGLTRQTAVFAFTCGDGFSNSVIPTSGILMAMLALARIPYLKWLRFMLPLFGLLTLLSGVFLVIAVAIGYR